The following is a genomic window from Falco naumanni isolate bFalNau1 chromosome 10, bFalNau1.pat, whole genome shotgun sequence.
CAAGAGCGGCGGGGGCGAGCGCCTGGGGGGCGTGACCGGCCTCCTGCGGTTATTTGCtgatttttcctcttaatttgGGGCAGAAATCGCGTAACGGGCGCCGCAGGGGTCCCAGGCGCCCAGCGACTTTCCATTCCCCTGTTACTGGAAACCAGCTGTAGCCCCGGCTGGGCGCTGCTTCCCCTTTCTGGGGTAGGGGGGACGTGCTGCCGCGTGCGCTGGCCACCGGGACCCCACTCCCCCCTCGCTTTTGGGGCCTGGCATGACCCGTGGGGCCCCCCCCCGGGCTCCCCCCTTGGCAAAGGTGGTGCCAGCCCTGATGCAGGCAGGGCGGGGTGATGCGCAACTTgatttccttcctcccctcccccatcTTTAGTGGCATAAGCCCCCCACGCCGCCGTGCCGGGCACAGTGCCAGAGATGCCGGAGATGCTCGTGGTACCCActgagcatccccagcagcctcctgggaCCTTGTGCCAGCAGCTCCCGGCCCCAGTCCTGTGCAGGCTGAGGGTGGCTGGgtgccccagcaccagccccagcaccacctgGTTCCACCAGCAAAGGCAGGAGCTGGTCGGTGCCAGCCCACGGCTCGACGGGAAAAGGGAGCGCCGGGAAAACCGGCTCCTGGGCCCGGGGCGCGCAGCCAGCGCCCACTGCCCTCCTGGcttctccttttaatttttaatttttttttttacagctgtgcCCTTACAGCACTGACACCAGGCAGCCTGAAAGAAGGAGAATTAAAATCAATAGGATAAAAAAGGGAGTTTCCAGCCCGGAGGCTGAGCCCTGCGTGCCCACGCTGTGCCACCCACGCACCCTGGAAAGCCCCGACAGCCCGTGGGTGCAGCTGCCTTTTGGGGTGAGCCCGAGGGGGTTGGGGGGCTCCTGCTTGCTCTTTGCAGACCTGTGGGGTTAAGCTGGGGGGGTGCAGCCACCCCGCACCAGCAtctctggggctgcagcatccccccgggcagcatccctggcagcatccccagTGTGAGGTCACCAGCGCTTCGCCCCCAGCTGGGGGCCCGATCCTGTGGGTTGCCCAGCGGGGCGCAGCACCGGGCAGCATTTAAACCTGGGGTTTcgttttgtttggttggttgtttgggttttgtaatTCGGATGGatctggggagggggcagcaccgccgccagccccccgggGTGGGCCAGGCAGCGGACACCGGGGACACAGCATCCCCTCCCCGGCGCAGCACTGGGGTCCAGCCCGCGTCACTCCCCTCGCGATGGGATGGGAAGGGGTGGCCTCAGAGACACTTTCACTTTCGGAAGGGTGACGTAGTTTCCAGGAACCCGGGAGCTGGCAGATAAAAGCGAGTGGCGGCAGGAGCGGCCGTGGCGCCATGGCAGCACTCAACAGCGAGGGGTAAGCAGCACCCTGGCACCCCCCCTAAGGGTCGCCGTCCCCAAGCGGCCCCGGTGGCCCCCCCCGTGACGGCCCCGTGTCCCCAGGGAGGCCCAGAAGCTGCGGTTCGGGCCCTGGCTGGTGCGAGCCATCGACAGCGGCAGCTACCGCGGGCTGCGCTGGATCAACGCGGAGCGCACGGCCTTCCGCGTCCCCTGGAAGCACAACGCCAGGAGGGATGTCACCAGCAGCGACCTGGAGGTGTTCAGGGTGGGTGGGGTAGGGGTCACCAGCGGCGACCTGGAGGTGTTCAGGGTGGGTGGGATGGATGTCACCAGCGGCGacctggaggtgttcaaggtgggtgggatgggggtcACTAGTGGTGacctggaggtgttcaaggtgggtgggatgggggtcACTAGTGGTGacctggaggtgttcaaggtGGGTGGGATGAGGGGTGAGCAGGGGCAAGCTTGAGCTCTTCAaggtgggtgggaaggaggtCACCAGTGGTGACCTGGAGGTCTTCAGGGTAGGTGGGAAGGGGATCACCTGGGGCAAGCTCAAGGGCTTCAAGGTGGGTGGGATGAGAGGTCACCAGCGGTGATGTGAAGACATATCAAGGTGGGTGGGGTAGGGGTCACCAGGGCAAGCTCAAGGTGTTCAGTATGGGTGGGATGGGTGTCACGAGCGGTGacctggaggtgttcaaggtGGGTGGGATGGGTGTCACTAGTGGTGATGTGAAGATGTATCAAGGTGGGTGCGATGGGTGTCACCAGCGTTTATGTGAAGGTGTATCAAAGTGGGTGTGATGGGTGTCACCAGCGGTGACCTGAAGGCGTTCAAGGTGGGTAGGATGAGGGGTGAGCAGGGGCAAGCTTGAGCTCTTCAaggtgggtgggaaggaggtCACCAGTGGTGACCTGGAGGTCTTCAGGGTGGGTGGGAAAGGGGTCACTAGGGGTGAGCTTGAGGTCTTCAAGGTGGGTGGGACAGGGGGTGACCAGCAGCAGCTTGAGGTCATCGAGATGGGTGGGATGTGGGACTTGGGCAGCAGACCGCGCATCCCTGACACCTCCACGCTCATGGAGCCAGGGTCCCTGTGCTCACGCAACCCCGCACCCCCCAGGCCTGGGCGCAGGTGAGCGGGAGGTACGAGGGGTCCCCCGAGGACCCCGCCAAGTGGAAGACCAACTTCCGCTGCGCCCTGCGGAGCACCCACATGTTCGAGCTGCTGGAGGACAATTCCAAGAGCGGCGATGACCCGCACAAGGTCTTCGCCATCACCCCAGGTGAGGTGACTTGGGGGGGCTGtggttggggtggtgggggcCACCTCGAGGCACCCCCTGACCCCGCTCTCCTTCCAGCCGCCCTCTGCCCCAGCGAGGAGGGAGACTTCGGCAGCCCCGATCCTGCAGCGGAGCAGCAGTCGCGGGTAacggggtgggctggggggtccccaCGGCCGCTGCTCAGCCGCTGTGCCCCCCaggcctgggggggctgctgagctggagcccAGCACCTTGCCAAAACGTGGGGCAACGGGGGGGGCGGCGTGCCCCCCACCCACGCGGTAAGACCTCACCCCACTTCCCTTCGCAGCTGGTGCTCGCCCCCCTAGACGTGGCCCCAGAAATCACTCCCCCAGGTAAGTGCTGGTCCCCCAAtatttgttggggggggggggggcacatcCCAGTAGGCTCAGCCAgggctggtttgggggttgTGAGCCCTCCCGCCTGCTGTGccccccaggcactgctgctcccaccccGTCCCCGCTGCTGGAGGACATGGAGGTGCTGCAGTGGGTGCTGAAGAAGTGCAACATCTCCCCCCACGACTTCGGCACGCTGACCTCGTCCTGGCCACCTGCAGGTGAGACCAGCCCCACTCCTGGTGTGCAGGGTGGGTGACCCCAGGGGGTGGTgaccccagccccttcccaccgGTGATTTCTCCGCAGGGGACGCCCTCCACCAGGacaccctgctccagcctctcccaggcCCTGGCCAGGACGACTCACTCACCCCACCGGCAGTTCAGGACTGGGTGTCCATGGAGCAGCCCCTCTtgggtgcctgcagccccccggaCCCCATGCTGCTAGGGGAGCaaggtgggtgctgtggggcaggatgcAGCCCCAGGTATGAGAGTGCCCTAATGGGGTGGGAAGAGGCCTCTCCCAACCAAAGCGACCGGCACCCCGCTGCACCCCAAATGGCGATGCCAGCGCACCCGCCGGAGGCCACGGTCCCTGAGCCACCCCCAGGAGAGGCAGTGCCCTTCATCCCTGCCACCAACCCAGTGCCAGCGCCGCTGGAGGATAGCACAGGTGAGGGCTCTTAATTCTTAATAGCTATAAATAATTATTGTTAATAGTTATTAACGCTCAGGGGGtatttgggggagggggagcgcTTGGGTTCGGGGGATGTGGCTGCTGATGGCTGCCCTGTGCAGACGGCAACGTCCCCATCCTGGATGTCAGCATCTACTACCGGGGGAAGCTCTTCCACCAGGAGGAGGTGAGGGGCCggcagtgcctgctgctgtaCCAGCCCTCCGACCCGGCGCTGGTCCTGCGCCCCGGCCACCGGGTGggcttccccagcccctccaagcTGGCCGATGACAAGCAGCGGCGCTTCACcgaggagctgctgggctgcgtggggctgcagctggagcaacGCGCCCGCAAGCTCTTCGCCACCCGCCTGAAGAAGTGCAAGATCTTCTGGGCGctgtcccagcagctggagggtcCCGAGGATCCCCCCTCCAACCTGCTCTGCCGGGACCAGGAAATCCCCATCTTTGACTTCAATAAGTTTTGCACAGGTGGGTAGGGGTCTCCGCTCCCCCCGTCCCGGTTGTTGGGGCTCTTGGGCGCCAAGTCCAGGATGATACAAGCAGCTGAACCCTGTCTCCCCTGGGCTCGCCCCAAAACTGAGCCCCGTGTCCCCTCGCAGAGCTAAGGGACTTCCGCAACGGCCAAAGGAAGCGCTCCCCTGACTTCACCATCTACCTCTGCTTTGGGCAGTCCTTCTCCAGGGCCAGGCCCAAGGAGTCCAGGCTCATCCTGGTCAAGGTGTGGGGGgcaacacccccaccccccaccctgggaGAGAGAGACTTTGGGGcccaggggaggtgggggggctggggagggggaccCTGGGTGTCTAAGGGACAGGGGGGTTCTtcaggctgctgggagggggccCTCGGTGTCCAGGGGAGGtagggggctgggtacccaaGGAGGGGGACCCTCGGGGTCTAGGGGATGGGGGGGTCCCTCAGGCTCCTGGGACAGGGACCATCAGCATCCAGGGGAGATGGGGGTCTGAGTGACCATGCAGGGAATACCTTGGGGGCTGGGAGAGGTGGAGGAACTGAGTGACGGGGGGAGGGACGCCCTTGGAGACCAGGGGAGATGGAGGAGTCCAGGGAGGGAGACCCATGGGGAGCAGGGGAAATGGGGGAGGCAGCTGCCCCGGGGTGGGGACCCtaggggctgggggagaggcagGGTGCCCTGCACACCTCCTTCCTCCACTCCAGGAGGACGGGGCCGTGCAGGACACTACAGCTGCCCCTACCCCTGCCCCTAACCCTGCTGcgttgctgctgcagctggtgcccaAGTTCTGCGAGCACTGGTACGAGCAGGTGCTGCGGGAGGGAGCCTCCTCCCTCGACAGCGGCACCATCAGCCTGCAGCTCTCCGACTCCTTCAGCCTCTTCGAGCTCATCGAGCAGTGCAACATGCAGATAGActgacccccagcccccctgctccccggGCCCCCCCCCAGGACAGGCACCAGCTGGTGGGGGACCACCAGGCACCACGGGCCGTGCAAACCTGCGTCCCCCCAGGAGCACTGTGGGGGGATGCCTACGGTGGGGATTTTCCAAGGACAGCTTCGGTGGCTGATCCCAGAGCCAACACCTTGCTTTTCCCCTCCATCAGCTGCTAACGTGTGTTTTTGGTGGAGCGTGGtcatttacagatttattttcttaagttcTCTAAGCTTAAATATATTATGTATGGAAAGGTGCTTCCTGCTTGTTTATGTTGCTTAGAAGTCTGGCCCTGCTGGCAGTCTGAGACCTTCACCCCCCACCATCCCCCAAACCCATGGGGGTCCGTGGCCAGCCTTGTCCCAGTAAAGCCACTGCCAGCAGTGGGTCGTACTGGAGCACCCGTCAGCGCCTTCTCCCCATTATCTCCGTGTAAATGAGGTGGCTTCCCACGCGTGCAGGGATGTGTTTATGGATGCATTTATTTCCATGCTTTAAGGCTGCAAACACGACTTGGAAGCAAAGCGTGTTGAGGTCAGCTGGGCTTCGgctaaacaaaaataacttcgGCGAGTGCCTCCCCGCTGGCCCCGAGCTACTCGCTTGAGatgttctggaaaaataagGCAGTAACTCCAACACAAAGCACCCAGCGCTCAGCTCCGAGGGGCAGAGGTGGTGGGATCATGGGGAGGAGCATGGTCAccatggggggagggggtgtcccCTCCCCGGGCTGGAATTCTCCTCCTTTCAGAAGCGAGGGGAGAGGACAAGCTTGGCCACCAGCATGGGACCCTGGGGTCTcccccagggaggtggcagccTCCTTACCTGGTGACTGACGTGGATGCTGCTGGACCCGAAGGTGGTGGTCCCGTAGCTTGTCACGTAGTAGTGAgcagagggctgtgctgggggctgctctggTGGcctgggcactgggggggggggggggggggggcaccatCAGCACCTCAGCTCCACGaacccccagccctcctccagCGCCAGCCCGGGAGCTGCGGGCTCACCTttgggcaggagcagctccGCGCCGAAGCGGTGCCCACATGTCCCGCAGGTTTTAACATCTTCCTTGGTCCTGTGGAGGAGAAAGCCCCAagaaggaggagcaggagctgccctcAGCACCCCTGGTGGAAGACGATGCCAACGTGATGGAAAAGGCTCCATCTCTCCCCCCTGACCTGGGGTCCTGCCGTTGGTGGGAtggctgctgccctcccaggTGCCAGCTGAGCACCTCCAGCTCTTCGGGGAACAGAGGATGTGGGGACACCTGGCCAGCACCGTCAGCACCGTGCCCAGGCCCAGAATCCCCCCTTTTTCACCTCTCTTCCCACACGCAAAAGTACTTTCCCACACAAGTAGAGGCTGACCCCACGCGGGACACGGGCTGCTACGGTCAGGAGAAGGCCAGCGCGGTGCCTGGTGAGTTTTGCAACTCATTGCACGCGGCTTTTAGCAGCcgagcatccccagcagcagcgcGGTACCCACCAGCCCCCGGCtcggcggggcgcggcgcgtACGTACGTGGTGTTTGTGCCATCCATGTCTGGCCAGATGAGCTCCGCGGGGCAGCCGGCTGTTCGGCAAGGGGTCTTCACACACACGTGCAGCCCCGGCCATGCCTCAGCCAGCTTCTGGACGATGAACACGGCGGCCACCAGGAAGTCCCAGGCAAACTGGAAACCTTCCAGGCAAAAGGAGAACATGGTGCTTGCTCACAGCcgcccagccagggcagcccaggCGATGGTGGGAGCAGCTCGGTTTCTCCAGGTAACCCAGGCCCATCAGCCTTCGAGGGGAATTCAGAGGTGCGTTGGCGGAGCTGCCCAGCTCGCGTGGCCCTTCTGCTTATGGCTTGGAGCCCCCGCGGGAGGCTGGATGGGGGAGGGTGGCCCATTTGCTCCATGAGAAGACTGAAAACTTGACTTCCCGCTTTGATGTGGTACCTTGAGAGGAACCCTGACTGGGTTGCACGGAGAACGAGGAGATCTTTAACAGAATTGCTGGCGGACCCTGGCCAGAGTAGGACACGTGGCAGAGGCTTCTGGGGAGCTCCGCCAAGAGGGGTGGAGGTGGCAGGGGGACCCGAGGAGCAACGTCTGTTCTGGAGTCATGAAATAAGAATCAGGGACCCTCACCTGTCCTTCCTGCCGGCTTTCTGCACCGGAGCTCCAGGTAGCTGTAGGCCCTCTGGTTGTTCTCTTTGATGAGCAGAGCTCTGCCGTTGCATACGAGCAGGCAAGTCACTTTGGCCACCCAGTGTGTGGAGTAGAAGGAGCAAGCCTTCACCAGGAACCTGCAAGGAGAGCGCCCACGGCCTTCACACCCTCCTCCCCGCTTATCTCTAACACTGGGACAGAGGAAGCTTGGCACCGGGTGGGCTTGAGGGACGTAAAGCCAATTTCAGCAGGATCAGGGGCAGGCGAAGGAGGACCCTGCCCTGCGGAAAgctcaggcagcaggagcagccccttAAGCCACCAGCTGTTCCCGAGCTGGCCATCTGTCCCGGCtttgggctgggctgggttaGTTTTCTCCCTGGCTGGCGCAgtgctgtgggtttggggtgttGCTGACACCCTGATGGTTTTTGTTGTcgctgagcagcgcttaccctaagtcaagggcttttcagcttctcacgCTGCCCCGccagtgaggaggctgggggcacaaggagctgggaggggacacggccaggacagctgaccccagctggcccAAGGGATTTTCCGTGCCGTATGCCATCGTGCTTGGCATGTAAACGACGGGAAAGctggcgggggggcgggggggccgctGCTCAGGAACGGGCTGGGCGCTGGGCGCTGagctgttgtttttcatttgcatcacttgtttgtCTGGGGTTctacttctctctctctttgttaGTCTCGTTTTCGTTACTATTACCGTTATTACTACTATTACCGTTATTACTACTATTACCGttattactactattactatttcatttcaattattaaactgttcttatctcagcccatgagttttctcactttcacccttccaattctcttcccccGTCCCACTAGGGGGAAATGAtcaagcagctgcgtggggctggggttaaaccatgacagcatCAGATAAAACTCTGGACACACATCAAGAACCCCCCAAGGACAGGAGACTCTCCAGGAACTGGGACAGTCCCAGTGCCTGTAGAAACCAGACCATGCTCAGGTGGGACTGGGAGACCTCTGAGTGCCTGGGTGGGCACAGGCTACAGCCCAAACCCGCCCCAGATGACAGGTGAACCAGGAGGAGCACAGTCCTTGCTCACCTCCAGGCTGCCACCATCGGAATGGTTCATCCAGGGCTCCACACGTCTCTGGCGGAGCTGAGAAGCCACCTCGGTCCCCTGAGTCCCAGGCTCACCCTCAGCTGATGCGGTCTCCGCAGCCACAGGCTTGCCGAGAGCCATACGGGCACCGCGCCAACCCTGAGCCCTGCGACCTCACCACGGGCTGGAACCACTGCTCACCTCTGGAAGAAACCCTCCGGTATCTCAGGCGAGAAGTAGGCACGGATGTGGAGGTCCTCGGGGTGGTCTCCTCCCCACACCTCAGAGACCTCTTGGGTCTGGTTCAGGTAGGTTGGGAATAAGTACCAGGACTCGTCGCAGCCCTGCGTTGTCTCCCATGGCTTCCCGGGCACAAACTCACTGGCCTGGGGGTTGAGTGCTTTGGTGTGCCTCACCTCCAGGCAGAGCTCAAAGTGCTCCAGGAGGCTGAAGagcttccctctccctctgtgaGGCCCGTGTCCCATAATTTCCTCAAAGACATCCTGCATCCCTTCGGAAAAGAGCTGGTGCTTCACCAAGGCACGCACGGCTCGGTGGCACAGCATTGCCTTTGACTTGAAGGTCCACACCCAGTTGGACCTGTCTCTGATGGTGGCGTGCTCCCCAATCAGCGTGTCCACGGAGatgctctccagctgctggaccAGGCGGTACCGCACCAGGAGCTGCtcgggaggaggagggaagaggcagcagtGAGAGGagcccagcaaagctgcagagaaGGTGGGTCCTGATCCTCGAGCTCACCTTGAACATCGTTATTAGGAAGGTAGGCTGGAGAAAAACGGTGCTTGCCAGGTGCTTGATTTCCTCATACCACACAAGAAGCCCGATGCGGTGGAGGTACCGCAAAATGtcctggagcagctccctgcccagggtgGCCAGGCTCTCACGCTGGGAGAGTTTGCTGAGCAGGTACTGGAAGTCCATCATGCCTAGAGGGAGACGCGGGAGCTCAGCACCGACCTTCCAAGGCAGATGCTTTAGAGGGCCAACAcgcaccagcagcacccagcgcCACCCGTGCCATCCCTGGGGAAGCAGCTGGGACCAGCACGATGCTCAGTGGCTTTACCCATCCCCAGCTGTCTCGCTACCACCCTGGAGCTCCCACGGTCCTGCCTCGcctcagcagcaccagcagcctgccaggACCTCAGCGGAGCATCTGAGAAAGGTGGCTGGCAGGACCTCAGCGGAGCATCTGAGAAAAGTGGCTAATACGGGTTTTTAGCCTTGTTTGAGACAGCAGGGTTGATCCCAGCCAGAAAACCTCCGATTGCCAGTTACACCTCAGATTGTCATTTAGTGGCGCAGCACGACAGGCAACACCACCTGGCTTATCTCCACAGGACAAAAGCATTTGCTCCTCACCCTCTCACCCTACACCAGCCAGGGGAGCCAGAGAGGATGCCAGGTGCTAGGGAGGGGGAGGGACCATTACGTGTGGTGAGGAAGTAGGTTTGGAAACCCACAGAGAAGCGTTAAAGCAGCGGAGCTCCTTCCTGCAACACCTTGTAGCTGCTTGCACGGGGCGGAGGGGAGAAAAGATGTTACTGGAGAGAAACAAACCAGCCGAGGCGGCCGGCGCcgggtgccccagccccaggctgggaggtgctggcagagccTCCTGGCGAGGGCACACGGCCTTTCCCACGCTTTTCCCAAGGGACCCgccccaggagcagctgcttcTAACGACGGAGCCGGGTTGCAGTAATTAATGCTCCAGTGATGACAGCCCAAGGTCTTCAGCAGTGACCCCCGACCCCGTGAGCAGGGCTAGGAGGTACAAGCAAGCACTGGGAGCCcgtcccagctgcagggcagggggtccTCCCAGGAAGGTGATGGATGTGGGGGGTCCTCCCAGGAAGGTGATGGATGTGGGGGTGATGGACCACTCACCATGGCCCGCCATCTCCTCGCTCTGCGCGATAGCGACGATGGCAGCTTCCACCTGCCGGTAGACGGGCGGTAGCACTCGGACAACCTCAGGGAAGAGCTCTTCCTTCTTCACATGCTCCAGGATAGTGGCCTCAAGCTTTTTGATGTCACTGTGATCTGTGCAGTTGACAGCAACTAAGTGTAAGAtctggaagagaggaaggacaCACCTGCAAAAGCACGGCCATAGCCtgagagggaaaggagggacCCGATGCCAAGGAGGTCACCAAGGCTGGGACACACCACTGGCACCGCTTCAGGCAGCCCTTCCGTCACGCCTTTGCTCTGCGGCAGTATCTGGAAAATCACCTGGGGATGGTAAGTGCCCCCTCACACCCCTCCCCAGGCACTTGCTACAAGCCACAGGGGGAGATGCCCATCACCGCGCAGGGACAAGGACCCAGCAGGTCACAGCCAGGGGTTActgtgcccaccccagccctaGGGAGCAGCTGCAAGCAGCGATCTGATGCATTAGCACCAGGTCAGCGTTGCCAGTAGCATGTTGGGCTCCCAGTGCCAACGGAATGGCCACAGACAGCAAGGAACCACGAGCATCTCAGCCCTACAGTTAACGTGTGGCTCTCCATCTCCTTCAGCCTCTCCCACTGGTCCACATAAAACTTGGGCTCCTCGCTGCCCTCCAGGTTGCCGATGAAGTGAGCGAGGTTGCTTTTTCGCTCCACCAGCATGGCCGCGATCTTGGCCATGATATCACGCCtcttctcctccacctcctcctcccggCAGCAGTCCACGTGGGTGCCCACGGGAAGCACCACCGAGTTGGGGACTCGCATGAACAAGTTGTTGATCCAGAAACCAACGAGCTCCTTGAAAGACTGGTCAGTAATTTGGTAcctggggaggaagagaagtgCCAAATTCATGTCTAACCCTGTGGGCCTCCAGCCAACTTGCACCAGCACAGGCCTGACCACCCACCCTGGTGCAGGGGCTTACTGGGGAAGAGCTCAGATCTCCTAAGCTGGCGTGGGCCATATCCACTCTCATCCTTCGGTTGCCCATCCTTAAGCTAAGCCAGTGATAGCTATGGGGTCTAGCAGAGTCCATCCCTGCTTGGGTGGGAGCACCCCTCTGTACCGCAAAGCCTGACGCTCTCTCCATGTTCAGGGAGCAGCACAAGATACAGGAGGGCTCGCCAAGGTATCTCCAAGGCAGGAAGCAGAGGGATCAGGGATCAATTGTCACATAAGGAGTCGGTGCTCATCTAACCCCTCAAAACAGAGGGCTTTGGCAAGGTCATGGCAGATCCAGTGGCTTAATTAAAAGAGTGATGTGCAAcaagggggagagggagagctAGCTCCTCCGGCGGTGAGAAGAGCAGGCATGGATGGAAATGGTGTGAACCCTTTTTTTGTTCTCCCACTCCACTGTGAATCCAGACCAGCTCAGCACTTACATGTGGAGGTTGATGACGAGGATGACAAGCGCCTGTGGCGTGATGAACACGTGGTGAGTCATGTAGTACTCCAGCTGGCCGGCAAAGTCCCAGAAGAGAAACGTGAAGTCCTCGATCTGGAACTCACTGATCTCTATCCCAACCGTTCGCTCTTCCTTGGGCACCAGTTTGGTTTGCCCTTGCTTCAGGCTTTGGCAGATGGTGGACTTCCCTGCCAGCGAGGCCCCCAGGAACATGGTCTTGACCCTCTTGTCCTCCTGCCCTGAACTGTGTTGAAGCTGGTTGAAGTAATTCTGGATTTGCTGGATGCCACCGGCGCACACTTCACTGGGTGGCTCCCGGAGCGGGTTCCCACTGGCCTTGACCATTTTCAGGGATTGCCCCTGGAAGagctccctggggagctgccGGAGGGCATTGTTCTGCACGTGGAGCTCCTGTAAGCATGCCAGCTGCAGGACGGGCTGGGGGAAGGTCCGGAACAGGTTGTTGGAGATGTTGAGGTACTGGAGACTGCCTCGACAAGCTGCCAGGTCCCTGGGGAGGGCACTGAGACGGTTGTTGTTCAGCCGCAGGTGTTTCAGCCTGGGGAGATGGCAGAAAACCCCCTCAGGGATGACCCGGATTTGGTTCTGATTCAGCTCAAGCTTCTCCAAACGGACCAGGCTCTGGATTTCATCGGGAAAGTCCACAATCTCGTTCTTGGACAGGATCAACTTCTTCAAGTTGCAAAGCTTAGAGATGCCGGCGATGCTCCTGAGCTTGTTCCTGTCGAGGTCAAGGCTCTCCAGCGCGGGGTCGCCCAGGACCGCTGGTGGCAGCACCCGCAGCCGCTGCATGGAGAGGGTCACCTGGCGCACGCCGTCCTCCTGCCCCGGACCTGGGCGTGTGGGACAGGGAAGGGGGTTAAAAGAGACTTTCACCCTTTGGGTTGCAGACCACGTTTTTCTCTTGAGCTCTGCACGCCTTTGGGATCATTTCGGCCACCAAGGagaagcaaaggcaaagcagaggagctggctgagcagctcctgcGGTCGCTGGAGGGG
Proteins encoded in this region:
- the LOC121094429 gene encoding malignant fibrous histiocytoma-amplified sequence 1 homolog isoform X2, with the translated sequence MAQPGACPGQEDGVRQVTLSMQRLRVLPPAVLGDPALESLDLDRNKLRSIAGISKLCNLKKLILSKNEIVDFPDEIQSLVRLEKLELNQNQIRVIPEGVFCHLPRLKHLRLNNNRLSALPRDLAACRGSLQYLNISNNLFRTFPQPVLQLACLQELHVQNNALRQLPRELFQGQSLKMVKASGNPLREPPSEVCAGGIQQIQNYFNQLQHSSGQEDKRVKTMFLGASLAGKSTICQSLKQGQTKLVPKEERTVGIEISEFQIEDFTFLFWDFAGQLEYYMTHHVFITPQALVILVINLHMYQITDQSFKELVGFWINNLFMRVPNSVVLPVGTHVDCCREEEVEEKRRDIMAKIAAMLVERKSNLAHFIGNLEGSEEPKFYVDQWERLKEMESHTLTILHLVAVNCTDHSDIKKLEATILEHVKKEELFPEVVRVLPPVYRQVEAAIVAIAQSEEMAGHGMMDFQYLLSKLSQRESLATLGRELLQDILRYLHRIGLLVWYEEIKHLASTVFLQPTFLITMFKLLVRYRLVQQLESISVDTLIGEHATIRDRSNWVWTFKSKAMLCHRAVRALVKHQLFSEGMQDVFEEIMGHGPHRGRGKLFSLLEHFELCLEVRHTKALNPQASEFVPGKPWETTQGCDESWYLFPTYLNQTQEVSEVWGGDHPEDLHIRAYFSPEIPEGFFQRFLVKACSFYSTHWVAKVTCLLVCNGRALLIKENNQRAYSYLELRCRKPAGRTGFQFAWDFLVAAVFIVQKLAEAWPGLHVCVKTPCRTAGCPAELIWPDMDGTNTTTKEDVKTCGTCGHRFGAELLLPKVPRPPEQPPAQPSAHYYVTSYGTTTFGSSSIHVSHQNISSE
- the LOC121094429 gene encoding malignant fibrous histiocytoma-amplified sequence 1 homolog isoform X1, which produces MAQPGACPGQEDGVRQVTLSMQRLRVLPPAVLGDPALESLDLDRNKLRSIAGISKLCNLKKLILSKNEIVDFPDEIQSLVRLEKLELNQNQIRVIPEGVFCHLPRLKHLRLNNNRLSALPRDLAACRGSLQYLNISNNLFRTFPQPVLQLACLQELHVQNNALRQLPRELFQGQSLKMVKASGNPLREPPSEVCAGGIQQIQNYFNQLQHSSGQEDKRVKTMFLGASLAGKSTICQSLKQGQTKLVPKEERTVGIEISEFQIEDFTFLFWDFAGQLEYYMTHHVFITPQALVILVINLHMYQITDQSFKELVGFWINNLFMRVPNSVVLPVGTHVDCCREEEVEEKRRDIMAKIAAMLVERKSNLAHFIGNLEGSEEPKFYVDQWERLKEMESHTLTILHLVAVNCTDHSDIKKLEATILEHVKKEELFPEVVRVLPPVYRQVEAAIVAIAQSEEMAGHGMMDFQYLLSKLSQRESLATLGRELLQDILRYLHRIGLLVWYEEIKHLASTVFLQPTFLITMFKLLVRYRLVQQLESISVDTLIGEHATIRDRSNWVWTFKSKAMLCHRAVRALVKHQLFSEGMQDVFEEIMGHGPHRGRGKLFSLLEHFELCLEVRHTKALNPQASEFVPGKPWETTQGCDESWYLFPTYLNQTQEVSEVWGGDHPEDLHIRAYFSPEIPEGFFQRFLVKACSFYSTHWVAKVTCLLVCNGRALLIKENNQRAYSYLELRCRKPAGRTGFQFAWDFLVAAVFIVQKLAEAWPGLHVCVKTPCRTAGCPAELIWPDMDGTNTTTKEDVKTCGTCGHRFGAELLLPKVPRPPEQPPAQPSAHYYVTSYGTTTFGSSSIHVSHQVRRLPPPWGRPQGPMLVAKLVLSPRF